In Aggregatibacter sp. 2125159857, one DNA window encodes the following:
- a CDS encoding pyrimidine dimer DNA glycosylase/endonuclease V — protein sequence MTRINLIPPTELCDQHLLAEHRELTRIPNAVAKGKFHLKGQPEEYKLGEGHVRFFFNKMAFLKRRYDELHKECKARGFNVQYIWPETLPSSPELWLDYQPTDAALEINRQRIQERMPQKARFTAHQPLAAK from the coding sequence ATGACTCGAATTAATCTGATTCCACCTACAGAGCTATGCGATCAGCATTTACTGGCGGAACACCGCGAACTGACACGCATTCCGAATGCTGTCGCCAAAGGGAAATTTCACTTAAAAGGACAACCGGAGGAATATAAATTAGGTGAAGGTCATGTGAGATTTTTCTTTAATAAAATGGCGTTTTTAAAAAGGCGATATGATGAATTACATAAGGAATGTAAAGCGCGTGGTTTTAACGTTCAATATATTTGGCCTGAAACATTGCCCTCATCACCTGAACTTTGGCTTGATTATCAGCCGACCGATGCAGCACTTGAAATAAATCGTCAAAGGATTCAAGAACGCATGCCCCAAAAAGCAAGATTTACAGCACATCAGCCACTTGCAGCCAAATAA
- a CDS encoding glycogen/starch/alpha-glucan phosphorylase yields MIMDNFDSPFLYNRPEVNVDSLKKTIVYKLIFLIGRSPKEASQRDWLNATLYAVRDFVTEGWITTAREARAEDARRVYYLSMEFLIGRTLSNAMIAEGLYDIAKEALSELNVDLEEIIEKEVDPGLGNGGLGRLAACFMDSIATLGLPGMGYGIRYEYGMFRQKIEDGQQVERPDAWLEKGAPWEFIRPSKRFTVSFGGNIHFEGKKCIWNKGEEVTALAYDQVIPGYQNDSAATLRLWAAHAGELFNLEDFNRGQHIAAVESRASIKNLSRVLYPDDSTWNGRELRLRQEYFLVSASLQDIIRRHKRTHSSLENLADKVAIHLNDTHPALAIPELMRILIDEEGFSWQKAWDMTRRIFSYTCHTLMSEALETWPVEMMAKILPRHLQMIFEINDHFLEYVKTYITTDLDFIRRVSLIEEGYQRKVRMGWLSVVGSHKVNGVAAIHSDLMVTSTFADFARIYPERFTNVTNGITPRRWLAVANPQLASLFDKYIGSDWRCDLSQIEKLKQYAHEADFKHAIADIKFANKVKLANYVKKTLDIDLDPHALFDVQVKRIHEYKRQILNVLHIIARYNAMLEHPEKDWQPRVFILAGKAASAYYAAKQTIHLINDVANIINHDTRLGGRLKVVFIPNYSVSLAQLIIPAADISEQISLAGTEASGTSNMKFALNGALTLGTLDGANVEILENVGKDHIFIFGNTVEQVEKLRRDGYHPFDFYQNDGELRNVVDQIINGHFSPNDPNRYQQLLQGLQYHDFYQAFADFRSYVDAQKLVDEKYKNRDAWIDSTIQNIVNMGYFSSDRTIKEYAENIWHIEPLNLEK; encoded by the coding sequence ATGATAATGGATAATTTTGATTCTCCATTCCTGTACAATCGACCTGAAGTCAATGTTGATTCATTGAAAAAAACGATTGTTTATAAACTGATTTTTTTAATTGGTCGCTCTCCTAAAGAGGCGAGCCAACGAGATTGGCTCAATGCCACGTTATACGCGGTGCGGGATTTCGTCACTGAAGGTTGGATCACTACCGCGCGTGAAGCCAGAGCTGAAGACGCACGCCGTGTGTATTATTTATCAATGGAATTTCTGATTGGTCGTACGTTATCCAATGCCATGATTGCAGAAGGATTGTATGACATCGCCAAAGAAGCCCTTTCCGAATTAAACGTTGATTTAGAAGAGATTATTGAAAAAGAAGTGGATCCGGGCTTAGGTAACGGTGGGTTAGGTCGTTTAGCCGCCTGTTTTATGGATTCTATTGCCACCTTAGGCTTACCGGGCATGGGCTACGGTATTCGTTATGAATACGGAATGTTCCGTCAAAAAATTGAAGATGGCCAACAAGTTGAACGCCCGGATGCCTGGTTAGAAAAAGGTGCGCCTTGGGAATTTATTCGTCCGTCTAAACGTTTTACCGTTTCTTTCGGCGGTAATATTCATTTTGAAGGCAAAAAATGTATCTGGAATAAAGGCGAAGAAGTGACCGCACTTGCTTATGACCAAGTGATTCCGGGCTATCAAAATGACTCTGCCGCCACATTACGTTTGTGGGCTGCTCATGCTGGCGAACTGTTTAACTTAGAAGATTTTAACCGCGGTCAACACATTGCGGCGGTGGAAAGCCGCGCCTCTATTAAAAATCTTTCTCGTGTGCTTTATCCGGATGATTCCACTTGGAACGGTCGTGAATTACGTTTGCGTCAAGAATATTTCTTGGTTTCTGCGTCATTGCAAGACATTATCCGCCGTCATAAACGCACACATAGCAGCTTGGAAAATTTAGCAGATAAAGTGGCAATTCATTTAAATGATACCCATCCGGCATTAGCGATTCCGGAATTGATGCGCATTTTAATTGATGAAGAAGGCTTTTCATGGCAGAAAGCCTGGGATATGACCCGTCGTATTTTCTCTTATACATGTCACACCTTGATGTCTGAAGCCTTGGAAACATGGCCGGTGGAAATGATGGCAAAAATCTTACCGCGTCATTTACAGATGATTTTTGAAATTAACGATCATTTCTTGGAATACGTTAAAACCTATATTACCACTGACCTGGATTTCATTCGCCGCGTTTCTTTAATCGAAGAAGGGTATCAGCGCAAAGTGCGCATGGGGTGGTTATCCGTGGTGGGATCACATAAAGTCAATGGCGTGGCGGCAATTCATTCTGATTTAATGGTGACATCGACTTTTGCGGATTTCGCACGTATTTATCCGGAACGTTTCACCAACGTTACAAATGGGATCACCCCACGTCGTTGGCTTGCCGTGGCGAACCCACAATTAGCGTCGTTGTTTGATAAATATATCGGTTCTGATTGGCGTTGTGATTTAAGCCAAATCGAAAAATTAAAACAATACGCCCATGAAGCGGATTTCAAACACGCCATTGCCGATATTAAATTTGCCAATAAAGTGAAATTGGCAAATTACGTGAAGAAAACCTTAGACATTGATCTTGATCCACATGCGTTATTTGACGTTCAAGTAAAACGTATTCACGAATATAAACGTCAAATTCTGAACGTGTTGCACATTATTGCTCGTTACAACGCCATGTTAGAGCATCCGGAAAAAGATTGGCAACCTCGCGTGTTTATTTTAGCCGGTAAAGCCGCTTCGGCGTATTACGCAGCGAAACAAACCATCCATTTAATTAATGATGTGGCGAATATTATTAATCACGATACCCGTTTGGGTGGTCGCTTAAAAGTGGTCTTCATCCCGAACTACAGCGTCAGTTTAGCTCAATTGATCATTCCGGCTGCAGATATTTCTGAACAAATTTCTTTAGCCGGTACAGAAGCCTCCGGTACCAGTAACATGAAATTTGCGTTAAATGGGGCTTTAACCTTGGGGACATTGGATGGGGCGAATGTCGAGATTTTGGAAAATGTCGGCAAAGACCACATCTTTATTTTCGGCAATACCGTTGAGCAAGTTGAGAAGTTACGTCGCGATGGTTACCATCCATTTGATTTTTACCAAAATGATGGGGAACTGAGAAACGTTGTGGATCAAATCATTAATGGGCACTTTTCACCGAATGATCCCAATCGTTATCAACAACTGTTACAGGGCTTACAATATCACGATTTCTACCAAGCCTTTGCTGATTTCCGCAGCTATGTGGATGCACAAAAATTGGTGGATGAAAAATATAAAAACCGTGATGCCTGGATTGACAGCACGATTCAAAATATCGTCAACATGGGTTATTTCTCTTCTGACCGTACCATTAAGGAATACGCGGAAAACATTTGGCACATTGAGCCATTAAATCTCGAGAAATAA